A genome region from Tursiops truncatus isolate mTurTru1 chromosome 15, mTurTru1.mat.Y, whole genome shotgun sequence includes the following:
- the SLCO4A1 gene encoding solute carrier organic anion transporter family member 4A1 isoform X2, with protein MKLEWALSGSQSLVRSAAAGSSGRSDRRWNSASTPAAVAVTPSEMPQLVFPGPPLATNSECDRMPPSRRASLGSPLSQPLCQPQPEKHGPQAAREVRYVATGRPDEACGWRAFAPTCLQAFNTPRGFLLFLCAASFLQGMTVNGFINTVITSIERRYDLHSYHSGLIASAYDVAACLCLTFVGYFGGRGHKPRWLGWGVLVMGAGSLVFSLPHFTTGPYEVQVDEAVGTCRANRSATCGGHASGLSSYQLVFMLGQFLHGVGATPLYTLGVTYLDENVKSSYSPVYIAIFYTAAILGPAAGYLVGGALLNIYTEIGQRTELTTESPLWVGAWWVGFLGTGVAAFLIAVPILGYPRQLPGSQRYMVMRASDTHQLKDSSHRVTSNPDFGKTIRDLPLSIWLLLKNPTFILLCLAGATEATLIAGMSTFGPKFLESQFSLSASEAATLFGYLVVPAGGGGTFLGGFFVSRCKLRGSGIIRFCLLCSLTSMLAFLVFFMHCPNVPMAGVTASYNGSLLPEGHLGLTDACNAACGCQPEHYSPVCGPDGLMYYSPCHAGCPEAASPGPGGQKVYRDCSCVPQNFSSGFGHATAGKCTSTCQRKPLLLLFIFVVIIFTFLSSIPALTATLRCVCDQQRSFALGIQWIVVRTLGGIPGPIAFGWVIDKACLLWQTQCGQQGSCFVYQNSAMSQYLLIAGLSYKGPSARAAGWTPGRLSAQIVPPRPRHRGPGLRLLHHCLLPVQAPVGVFGRPGGFSAQPVLSLRQPHGPSGSPLSPPDPERHLTAHPPARGHGPAVTLPRNTI; from the exons ATGAAGCTGGAGTGGGCGCTGAGCGGCAGCCAGAGCTTGGTTCGCAGCGCGGCGGCTGGGTCCTCTGGACG ATCGGACCGCCGCTGGAATTCCGCATCCACTCCCGCTGCCGTCGCTGTCACGCCCTCGGAGATGCCGCAGCTGGTCTTCCCCGGCCCCCCGTTGGCCACCAACAGCGAGTGTGACCGCATGCCCCCCAGCAGGCGGGCGTCCCTCGGCTCACCCCTGAGCCAGCCGCTGTGCCAGCCGCAGCCCGAGAAGCACGGGCCCCAGGCGGCCCGGGAGGTGCGCTACGTGGCGACGGGGCGGCCGGACGAGGCCTGCGGCTGGCGGGCCTTCGCGCCCACGTGCCTGCAGGCCTTCAACACACCCCGGGGTTTCCTGCTATTCCTGTGCGCGGCCTCCTTCCTGCAGGGCATGACCGTGAACGGCTTCATCAACACCGTCATCACCTCCATCGAGCGGCGCTACGACCTGCACAGCTACCACAGCGGCCTCATCGCCAGCGCCTACGACGTGGCCGCCTGCCTCTGCCTCACCTTCGTGGGCTACTTCGGGGGCCGCGGCCACAAGCCCCGCTGGCTGGGCTGGGGCGTGCTGGTCATGGGGGCTGGCTCGCTGGTCTTCTCGCTGCCCCACTTCACCACCGGCCCCTATGAGGTGCAGGTGGACGAGGCCGTCGGAACGTGCCGGGCCAACCGCAGCGCAACCTGCGGGGGCCACGCCTCTGGCCTGTCCAGCTACCAGCTGGTCTTCATGCTGGGCCAGTTCCTACACGGCGTGGGCGCCACCCCGCTCTACACGCTGGGCGTCACCTACCTGGACGAGAATGTCAAGTCCAGCTACTCGCCTGTCTACATTG CCATCTTCTACACCGCGGCCATCCTTGGCCCCGCAGCCGGCTACCTGGTCGGAGGTGCCCTGCTGAATATTTACACTGAAATAGGCCAGCG GACGGAGCTGACCACCGAGAGCCCGCTGTGGGTCGGCGCCTGGTGGGTGGGCTTCCTGGGCACTGGAGTGGCCGCCTTCCTCATCGCTGTGCCCATCCTTGGCTACCCGCGGCAGCTGCCAG GCTCCCAGCGCTACATGGTCATGAGAGCATCTGACACACACCAGTTAAAGGACAGCAGCCACAGGGTGACCAGCAACCCCGACTTCGGGAAGACCATTAGAGACCTGCCTCT CTCCATCTGGCTCCTCCTGAAGAACCCCACGTTCATCCTGCTCTGCCTGGCCGGGGCCACAGAGGCCACGCTCATCGCTGGCATGTCCACGTTTGGCCCCAAGTTCCTCGAGTCCCAGTTCAGCCTCAGTGCCTCGGAAGCTGCCACCTTGTTTG gGTACCTGGTGGTGCCGGCGGGCGGCGGAGGCACGTTCCTGGGCGGCTTCTTTGTGAGCAGGTGCAAGCTCCGAGGCTCGGGCATCATCCGGTTCTGCCTGCTCTGCAGCCTGACCAGCATGCTGGCCTTCCTCGTCTTCTTCATGCACTGCCCCAACGTGCCCATGGCGGGCGTGACCGCCAGCTACAACGGCAG CCTCCTGCCCGAAGGCCACCTGGGGCTGACAGATGCCTGCAACGCCGCCTGCGGCTGCCAGCCAGAGCACTACAGCCCCGTGTGTGGCCCCGACGGCCTCATGTACTACTCGCCCTGCCACGCGGGGTGCCCGGAGGCGGCCTCGCCTGGCCCCGGTGGCCAGAAG GTGTACCGAGACTGTAGCTGTGTCCCTCAGAATTTTTCCTCTGGTTTTGGCCATGCTACCGCAGGGAAATGCACTTCAACTTGTCAAAGAAAACCCCTCCTTCTGCTTTTCATATTCGTTGTAATTATCTTTACCTTCCTCAGCAGCATCCCTGCACTAACGGCAACGTTACG GTGTGTCTGTGACCAGCAGCGATCCTTTGCGCTAGGAATCCAGTGGATCGTGGTTAGAACTCTAG GGGGCATCCCGGGCCCCATCGCCTTCGGCTGGGTGATCGACAAGGCATGCCTGCTCTGGCAGACGCAGTGCGGCCAGCAGGGCTCCTGCTTCGTGTACCAGAACTCGGCCATGAGCCAGTACCTGCTTATCGCAGGGCTGTCGTACAAG GGTCCCTCGGCCAGAGCAGCAGGCTGGACCCCGGGACGGCTGTCTGCCCAGATAGTCCCCCCGCGGCCTCGGCACAGGG GTCCTGGGCTTCGTCTTCTTCACCACTGCCTGCTTCCTGTACAAGCCCCTGTCGGGGTCTTCGGACGGCCTGGAGGCTTCTCTGCCCAGCCAGTCCTCAGCCTCCGACAACCCCACGGACCTTCAGGAAGCCCCCTCAGCCCTCCAGATCCAGAGCGACATCTGACAGCCCACCCGCCTGCCCGGGGGCACGGGCCTGCCGTGACACTTCCTAGGAACACTATCTAA
- the SLCO4A1 gene encoding solute carrier organic anion transporter family member 4A1 isoform X1, whose protein sequence is MASDSVLLCLSSTLSSVASFRPGAALTRLGSGQAEPSVPPGTGRGRVLLEMDSSRRSDRRWNSASTPAAVAVTPSEMPQLVFPGPPLATNSECDRMPPSRRASLGSPLSQPLCQPQPEKHGPQAAREVRYVATGRPDEACGWRAFAPTCLQAFNTPRGFLLFLCAASFLQGMTVNGFINTVITSIERRYDLHSYHSGLIASAYDVAACLCLTFVGYFGGRGHKPRWLGWGVLVMGAGSLVFSLPHFTTGPYEVQVDEAVGTCRANRSATCGGHASGLSSYQLVFMLGQFLHGVGATPLYTLGVTYLDENVKSSYSPVYIAIFYTAAILGPAAGYLVGGALLNIYTEIGQRTELTTESPLWVGAWWVGFLGTGVAAFLIAVPILGYPRQLPGSQRYMVMRASDTHQLKDSSHRVTSNPDFGKTIRDLPLSIWLLLKNPTFILLCLAGATEATLIAGMSTFGPKFLESQFSLSASEAATLFGYLVVPAGGGGTFLGGFFVSRCKLRGSGIIRFCLLCSLTSMLAFLVFFMHCPNVPMAGVTASYNGSLLPEGHLGLTDACNAACGCQPEHYSPVCGPDGLMYYSPCHAGCPEAASPGPGGQKVYRDCSCVPQNFSSGFGHATAGKCTSTCQRKPLLLLFIFVVIIFTFLSSIPALTATLRCVCDQQRSFALGIQWIVVRTLGGIPGPIAFGWVIDKACLLWQTQCGQQGSCFVYQNSAMSQYLLIAGLSYKGPSARAAGWTPGRLSAQIVPPRPRHRGPGLRLLHHCLLPVQAPVGVFGRPGGFSAQPVLSLRQPHGPSGSPLSPPDPERHLTAHPPARGHGPAVTLPRNTI, encoded by the exons ATGGCGTCTGATTCAGTCCTTTTGTGTCTCAGCTCCACTCTCAGCTCTGTGGCCTCATTCAGGCCGGGGGCTGCCCTCACTAGGCTGGGTAGCGGACAGGCAGAGCCGTCGGTGCCCCCGGGGACAGGCCGGGGGAGGGTTCTCCTGGAGATGGATTCTTCCCGCAGATCGGACCGCCGCTGGAATTCCGCATCCACTCCCGCTGCCGTCGCTGTCACGCCCTCGGAGATGCCGCAGCTGGTCTTCCCCGGCCCCCCGTTGGCCACCAACAGCGAGTGTGACCGCATGCCCCCCAGCAGGCGGGCGTCCCTCGGCTCACCCCTGAGCCAGCCGCTGTGCCAGCCGCAGCCCGAGAAGCACGGGCCCCAGGCGGCCCGGGAGGTGCGCTACGTGGCGACGGGGCGGCCGGACGAGGCCTGCGGCTGGCGGGCCTTCGCGCCCACGTGCCTGCAGGCCTTCAACACACCCCGGGGTTTCCTGCTATTCCTGTGCGCGGCCTCCTTCCTGCAGGGCATGACCGTGAACGGCTTCATCAACACCGTCATCACCTCCATCGAGCGGCGCTACGACCTGCACAGCTACCACAGCGGCCTCATCGCCAGCGCCTACGACGTGGCCGCCTGCCTCTGCCTCACCTTCGTGGGCTACTTCGGGGGCCGCGGCCACAAGCCCCGCTGGCTGGGCTGGGGCGTGCTGGTCATGGGGGCTGGCTCGCTGGTCTTCTCGCTGCCCCACTTCACCACCGGCCCCTATGAGGTGCAGGTGGACGAGGCCGTCGGAACGTGCCGGGCCAACCGCAGCGCAACCTGCGGGGGCCACGCCTCTGGCCTGTCCAGCTACCAGCTGGTCTTCATGCTGGGCCAGTTCCTACACGGCGTGGGCGCCACCCCGCTCTACACGCTGGGCGTCACCTACCTGGACGAGAATGTCAAGTCCAGCTACTCGCCTGTCTACATTG CCATCTTCTACACCGCGGCCATCCTTGGCCCCGCAGCCGGCTACCTGGTCGGAGGTGCCCTGCTGAATATTTACACTGAAATAGGCCAGCG GACGGAGCTGACCACCGAGAGCCCGCTGTGGGTCGGCGCCTGGTGGGTGGGCTTCCTGGGCACTGGAGTGGCCGCCTTCCTCATCGCTGTGCCCATCCTTGGCTACCCGCGGCAGCTGCCAG GCTCCCAGCGCTACATGGTCATGAGAGCATCTGACACACACCAGTTAAAGGACAGCAGCCACAGGGTGACCAGCAACCCCGACTTCGGGAAGACCATTAGAGACCTGCCTCT CTCCATCTGGCTCCTCCTGAAGAACCCCACGTTCATCCTGCTCTGCCTGGCCGGGGCCACAGAGGCCACGCTCATCGCTGGCATGTCCACGTTTGGCCCCAAGTTCCTCGAGTCCCAGTTCAGCCTCAGTGCCTCGGAAGCTGCCACCTTGTTTG gGTACCTGGTGGTGCCGGCGGGCGGCGGAGGCACGTTCCTGGGCGGCTTCTTTGTGAGCAGGTGCAAGCTCCGAGGCTCGGGCATCATCCGGTTCTGCCTGCTCTGCAGCCTGACCAGCATGCTGGCCTTCCTCGTCTTCTTCATGCACTGCCCCAACGTGCCCATGGCGGGCGTGACCGCCAGCTACAACGGCAG CCTCCTGCCCGAAGGCCACCTGGGGCTGACAGATGCCTGCAACGCCGCCTGCGGCTGCCAGCCAGAGCACTACAGCCCCGTGTGTGGCCCCGACGGCCTCATGTACTACTCGCCCTGCCACGCGGGGTGCCCGGAGGCGGCCTCGCCTGGCCCCGGTGGCCAGAAG GTGTACCGAGACTGTAGCTGTGTCCCTCAGAATTTTTCCTCTGGTTTTGGCCATGCTACCGCAGGGAAATGCACTTCAACTTGTCAAAGAAAACCCCTCCTTCTGCTTTTCATATTCGTTGTAATTATCTTTACCTTCCTCAGCAGCATCCCTGCACTAACGGCAACGTTACG GTGTGTCTGTGACCAGCAGCGATCCTTTGCGCTAGGAATCCAGTGGATCGTGGTTAGAACTCTAG GGGGCATCCCGGGCCCCATCGCCTTCGGCTGGGTGATCGACAAGGCATGCCTGCTCTGGCAGACGCAGTGCGGCCAGCAGGGCTCCTGCTTCGTGTACCAGAACTCGGCCATGAGCCAGTACCTGCTTATCGCAGGGCTGTCGTACAAG GGTCCCTCGGCCAGAGCAGCAGGCTGGACCCCGGGACGGCTGTCTGCCCAGATAGTCCCCCCGCGGCCTCGGCACAGGG GTCCTGGGCTTCGTCTTCTTCACCACTGCCTGCTTCCTGTACAAGCCCCTGTCGGGGTCTTCGGACGGCCTGGAGGCTTCTCTGCCCAGCCAGTCCTCAGCCTCCGACAACCCCACGGACCTTCAGGAAGCCCCCTCAGCCCTCCAGATCCAGAGCGACATCTGACAGCCCACCCGCCTGCCCGGGGGCACGGGCCTGCCGTGACACTTCCTAGGAACACTATCTAA
- the SLCO4A1 gene encoding solute carrier organic anion transporter family member 4A1 isoform X4: MASDSVLLCLSSTLSSVASFRPGAALTRLGSGQAEPSVPPGTGRGRVLLEMDSSRRSDRRWNSASTPAAVAVTPSEMPQLVFPGPPLATNSECDRMPPSRRASLGSPLSQPLCQPQPEKHGPQAAREVRYVATGRPDEACGWRAFAPTCLQAFNTPRGFLLFLCAASFLQGMTVNGFINTVITSIERRYDLHSYHSGLIASAYDVAACLCLTFVGYFGGRGHKPRWLGWGVLVMGAGSLVFSLPHFTTGPYEVQVDEAVGTCRANRSATCGGHASGLSSYQLVFMLGQFLHGVGATPLYTLGVTYLDENVKSSYSPVYIAIFYTAAILGPAAGYLVGGALLNIYTEIGQRTELTTESPLWVGAWWVGFLGTGVAAFLIAVPILGYPRQLPGSQRYMVMRASDTHQLKDSSHRVTSNPDFGKTIRDLPLSIWLLLKNPTFILLCLAGATEATLIAGMSTFGPKFLESQFSLSASEAATLFGYLVVPAGGGGTFLGGFFVSRCKLRGSGIIRFCLLCSLTSMLAFLVFFMHCPNVPMAGVTASYNGSLLPEGHLGLTDACNAACGCQPEHYSPVCGPDGLMYYSPCHAGCPEAASPGPGGQKVYRDCSCVPQNFSSGFGHATAGKCTSTCQRKPLLLLFIFVVIIFTFLSSIPALTATLRCVCDQQRSFALGIQWIVVRTLGGIPGPIAFGWVIDKACLLWQTQCGQQGSCFVYQNSAMSQYLLIAGLSYKVLGFVFFTTACFLYKPLSGSSDGLEASLPSQSSASDNPTDLQEAPSALQIQSDI; this comes from the exons ATGGCGTCTGATTCAGTCCTTTTGTGTCTCAGCTCCACTCTCAGCTCTGTGGCCTCATTCAGGCCGGGGGCTGCCCTCACTAGGCTGGGTAGCGGACAGGCAGAGCCGTCGGTGCCCCCGGGGACAGGCCGGGGGAGGGTTCTCCTGGAGATGGATTCTTCCCGCAGATCGGACCGCCGCTGGAATTCCGCATCCACTCCCGCTGCCGTCGCTGTCACGCCCTCGGAGATGCCGCAGCTGGTCTTCCCCGGCCCCCCGTTGGCCACCAACAGCGAGTGTGACCGCATGCCCCCCAGCAGGCGGGCGTCCCTCGGCTCACCCCTGAGCCAGCCGCTGTGCCAGCCGCAGCCCGAGAAGCACGGGCCCCAGGCGGCCCGGGAGGTGCGCTACGTGGCGACGGGGCGGCCGGACGAGGCCTGCGGCTGGCGGGCCTTCGCGCCCACGTGCCTGCAGGCCTTCAACACACCCCGGGGTTTCCTGCTATTCCTGTGCGCGGCCTCCTTCCTGCAGGGCATGACCGTGAACGGCTTCATCAACACCGTCATCACCTCCATCGAGCGGCGCTACGACCTGCACAGCTACCACAGCGGCCTCATCGCCAGCGCCTACGACGTGGCCGCCTGCCTCTGCCTCACCTTCGTGGGCTACTTCGGGGGCCGCGGCCACAAGCCCCGCTGGCTGGGCTGGGGCGTGCTGGTCATGGGGGCTGGCTCGCTGGTCTTCTCGCTGCCCCACTTCACCACCGGCCCCTATGAGGTGCAGGTGGACGAGGCCGTCGGAACGTGCCGGGCCAACCGCAGCGCAACCTGCGGGGGCCACGCCTCTGGCCTGTCCAGCTACCAGCTGGTCTTCATGCTGGGCCAGTTCCTACACGGCGTGGGCGCCACCCCGCTCTACACGCTGGGCGTCACCTACCTGGACGAGAATGTCAAGTCCAGCTACTCGCCTGTCTACATTG CCATCTTCTACACCGCGGCCATCCTTGGCCCCGCAGCCGGCTACCTGGTCGGAGGTGCCCTGCTGAATATTTACACTGAAATAGGCCAGCG GACGGAGCTGACCACCGAGAGCCCGCTGTGGGTCGGCGCCTGGTGGGTGGGCTTCCTGGGCACTGGAGTGGCCGCCTTCCTCATCGCTGTGCCCATCCTTGGCTACCCGCGGCAGCTGCCAG GCTCCCAGCGCTACATGGTCATGAGAGCATCTGACACACACCAGTTAAAGGACAGCAGCCACAGGGTGACCAGCAACCCCGACTTCGGGAAGACCATTAGAGACCTGCCTCT CTCCATCTGGCTCCTCCTGAAGAACCCCACGTTCATCCTGCTCTGCCTGGCCGGGGCCACAGAGGCCACGCTCATCGCTGGCATGTCCACGTTTGGCCCCAAGTTCCTCGAGTCCCAGTTCAGCCTCAGTGCCTCGGAAGCTGCCACCTTGTTTG gGTACCTGGTGGTGCCGGCGGGCGGCGGAGGCACGTTCCTGGGCGGCTTCTTTGTGAGCAGGTGCAAGCTCCGAGGCTCGGGCATCATCCGGTTCTGCCTGCTCTGCAGCCTGACCAGCATGCTGGCCTTCCTCGTCTTCTTCATGCACTGCCCCAACGTGCCCATGGCGGGCGTGACCGCCAGCTACAACGGCAG CCTCCTGCCCGAAGGCCACCTGGGGCTGACAGATGCCTGCAACGCCGCCTGCGGCTGCCAGCCAGAGCACTACAGCCCCGTGTGTGGCCCCGACGGCCTCATGTACTACTCGCCCTGCCACGCGGGGTGCCCGGAGGCGGCCTCGCCTGGCCCCGGTGGCCAGAAG GTGTACCGAGACTGTAGCTGTGTCCCTCAGAATTTTTCCTCTGGTTTTGGCCATGCTACCGCAGGGAAATGCACTTCAACTTGTCAAAGAAAACCCCTCCTTCTGCTTTTCATATTCGTTGTAATTATCTTTACCTTCCTCAGCAGCATCCCTGCACTAACGGCAACGTTACG GTGTGTCTGTGACCAGCAGCGATCCTTTGCGCTAGGAATCCAGTGGATCGTGGTTAGAACTCTAG GGGGCATCCCGGGCCCCATCGCCTTCGGCTGGGTGATCGACAAGGCATGCCTGCTCTGGCAGACGCAGTGCGGCCAGCAGGGCTCCTGCTTCGTGTACCAGAACTCGGCCATGAGCCAGTACCTGCTTATCGCAGGGCTGTCGTACAAG GTCCTGGGCTTCGTCTTCTTCACCACTGCCTGCTTCCTGTACAAGCCCCTGTCGGGGTCTTCGGACGGCCTGGAGGCTTCTCTGCCCAGCCAGTCCTCAGCCTCCGACAACCCCACGGACCTTCAGGAAGCCCCCTCAGCCCTCCAGATCCAGAGCGACATCTGA
- the SLCO4A1 gene encoding solute carrier organic anion transporter family member 4A1 isoform X3, giving the protein MASDSVLLCLSSTLSSVASFRPGAALTRLGSGQAEPSVPPGTGRGRVLLEMDSSRRSDRRWNSASTPAAVAVTPSEMPQLVFPGPPLATNSECDRMPPSRRASLGSPLSQPLCQPQPEKHGPQAAREGMTVNGFINTVITSIERRYDLHSYHSGLIASAYDVAACLCLTFVGYFGGRGHKPRWLGWGVLVMGAGSLVFSLPHFTTGPYEVQVDEAVGTCRANRSATCGGHASGLSSYQLVFMLGQFLHGVGATPLYTLGVTYLDENVKSSYSPVYIAIFYTAAILGPAAGYLVGGALLNIYTEIGQRTELTTESPLWVGAWWVGFLGTGVAAFLIAVPILGYPRQLPGSQRYMVMRASDTHQLKDSSHRVTSNPDFGKTIRDLPLSIWLLLKNPTFILLCLAGATEATLIAGMSTFGPKFLESQFSLSASEAATLFGYLVVPAGGGGTFLGGFFVSRCKLRGSGIIRFCLLCSLTSMLAFLVFFMHCPNVPMAGVTASYNGSLLPEGHLGLTDACNAACGCQPEHYSPVCGPDGLMYYSPCHAGCPEAASPGPGGQKVYRDCSCVPQNFSSGFGHATAGKCTSTCQRKPLLLLFIFVVIIFTFLSSIPALTATLRCVCDQQRSFALGIQWIVVRTLGGIPGPIAFGWVIDKACLLWQTQCGQQGSCFVYQNSAMSQYLLIAGLSYKGPSARAAGWTPGRLSAQIVPPRPRHRGPGLRLLHHCLLPVQAPVGVFGRPGGFSAQPVLSLRQPHGPSGSPLSPPDPERHLTAHPPARGHGPAVTLPRNTI; this is encoded by the exons ATGGCGTCTGATTCAGTCCTTTTGTGTCTCAGCTCCACTCTCAGCTCTGTGGCCTCATTCAGGCCGGGGGCTGCCCTCACTAGGCTGGGTAGCGGACAGGCAGAGCCGTCGGTGCCCCCGGGGACAGGCCGGGGGAGGGTTCTCCTGGAGATGGATTCTTCCCGCAGATCGGACCGCCGCTGGAATTCCGCATCCACTCCCGCTGCCGTCGCTGTCACGCCCTCGGAGATGCCGCAGCTGGTCTTCCCCGGCCCCCCGTTGGCCACCAACAGCGAGTGTGACCGCATGCCCCCCAGCAGGCGGGCGTCCCTCGGCTCACCCCTGAGCCAGCCGCTGTGCCAGCCGCAGCCCGAGAAGCACGGGCCCCAGGCGGCCCGGGAG GGCATGACCGTGAACGGCTTCATCAACACCGTCATCACCTCCATCGAGCGGCGCTACGACCTGCACAGCTACCACAGCGGCCTCATCGCCAGCGCCTACGACGTGGCCGCCTGCCTCTGCCTCACCTTCGTGGGCTACTTCGGGGGCCGCGGCCACAAGCCCCGCTGGCTGGGCTGGGGCGTGCTGGTCATGGGGGCTGGCTCGCTGGTCTTCTCGCTGCCCCACTTCACCACCGGCCCCTATGAGGTGCAGGTGGACGAGGCCGTCGGAACGTGCCGGGCCAACCGCAGCGCAACCTGCGGGGGCCACGCCTCTGGCCTGTCCAGCTACCAGCTGGTCTTCATGCTGGGCCAGTTCCTACACGGCGTGGGCGCCACCCCGCTCTACACGCTGGGCGTCACCTACCTGGACGAGAATGTCAAGTCCAGCTACTCGCCTGTCTACATTG CCATCTTCTACACCGCGGCCATCCTTGGCCCCGCAGCCGGCTACCTGGTCGGAGGTGCCCTGCTGAATATTTACACTGAAATAGGCCAGCG GACGGAGCTGACCACCGAGAGCCCGCTGTGGGTCGGCGCCTGGTGGGTGGGCTTCCTGGGCACTGGAGTGGCCGCCTTCCTCATCGCTGTGCCCATCCTTGGCTACCCGCGGCAGCTGCCAG GCTCCCAGCGCTACATGGTCATGAGAGCATCTGACACACACCAGTTAAAGGACAGCAGCCACAGGGTGACCAGCAACCCCGACTTCGGGAAGACCATTAGAGACCTGCCTCT CTCCATCTGGCTCCTCCTGAAGAACCCCACGTTCATCCTGCTCTGCCTGGCCGGGGCCACAGAGGCCACGCTCATCGCTGGCATGTCCACGTTTGGCCCCAAGTTCCTCGAGTCCCAGTTCAGCCTCAGTGCCTCGGAAGCTGCCACCTTGTTTG gGTACCTGGTGGTGCCGGCGGGCGGCGGAGGCACGTTCCTGGGCGGCTTCTTTGTGAGCAGGTGCAAGCTCCGAGGCTCGGGCATCATCCGGTTCTGCCTGCTCTGCAGCCTGACCAGCATGCTGGCCTTCCTCGTCTTCTTCATGCACTGCCCCAACGTGCCCATGGCGGGCGTGACCGCCAGCTACAACGGCAG CCTCCTGCCCGAAGGCCACCTGGGGCTGACAGATGCCTGCAACGCCGCCTGCGGCTGCCAGCCAGAGCACTACAGCCCCGTGTGTGGCCCCGACGGCCTCATGTACTACTCGCCCTGCCACGCGGGGTGCCCGGAGGCGGCCTCGCCTGGCCCCGGTGGCCAGAAG GTGTACCGAGACTGTAGCTGTGTCCCTCAGAATTTTTCCTCTGGTTTTGGCCATGCTACCGCAGGGAAATGCACTTCAACTTGTCAAAGAAAACCCCTCCTTCTGCTTTTCATATTCGTTGTAATTATCTTTACCTTCCTCAGCAGCATCCCTGCACTAACGGCAACGTTACG GTGTGTCTGTGACCAGCAGCGATCCTTTGCGCTAGGAATCCAGTGGATCGTGGTTAGAACTCTAG GGGGCATCCCGGGCCCCATCGCCTTCGGCTGGGTGATCGACAAGGCATGCCTGCTCTGGCAGACGCAGTGCGGCCAGCAGGGCTCCTGCTTCGTGTACCAGAACTCGGCCATGAGCCAGTACCTGCTTATCGCAGGGCTGTCGTACAAG GGTCCCTCGGCCAGAGCAGCAGGCTGGACCCCGGGACGGCTGTCTGCCCAGATAGTCCCCCCGCGGCCTCGGCACAGGG GTCCTGGGCTTCGTCTTCTTCACCACTGCCTGCTTCCTGTACAAGCCCCTGTCGGGGTCTTCGGACGGCCTGGAGGCTTCTCTGCCCAGCCAGTCCTCAGCCTCCGACAACCCCACGGACCTTCAGGAAGCCCCCTCAGCCCTCCAGATCCAGAGCGACATCTGACAGCCCACCCGCCTGCCCGGGGGCACGGGCCTGCCGTGACACTTCCTAGGAACACTATCTAA